A region of the Conyzicola lurida genome:
GGCCGATCTCCTTGGCGCGGCCGCGCAGGTCGGCGACGGTCCAGTCGTCGTAGTCGCCGGCCGCTCCGCCCTTCCGGCCGACGGCCGACCGGCCGCGGGCCGCGGCGGCGTTGCTGATGCGTGCGGCCTTCTGCTTGCTGTTGCCCTCGTCGACGAGCTTCTCGTAGAGCTCGGGGTCCTTCAGGGTCGGATTGTCCTCCGGCACGATGTCTATCCTTTCTCCGCGTCCTCGCGGATCTCGATACTGCCATGCACGTCCGACGCGCGCTGGCGGGCGAGCAGCAGGTTGCGCGCGGTGTCGCGCAGTGGCAACTGGATGACCTCCTCGGCGGGGATGCCGACCGAGAGCTGGCGAAGTCGAACGACCTCCGCGTCGACCTCGGCGCCGAGCACGAGCACCAGGTTGCTGATGTACAGCCAGAGCAGCAGCACGATGCCGCCGCCCAGCCAGCCGTAGACGCGCTCGTACTGGCCGACCGTCGCCACGTAGACCGCGAACCCGGCAGCGGCGAGCGCCCAGACCACGATCGCGAAGACGGCGCCCCACGACACCCAGCGCAGCCGGGAGTGGCGCACGTTGGGCGTGAAGTAGTAGAGCACCGCGACCACCAGGACCGCGAGCACGGCGAGGAGCGGCCACTTGCCGACGTTCCAGACGCTCATCCACGGCTCGGAGAAGCCGTAGTCGTCGCCGATCGCGTCGATCACGCGCGGGGTGACGAGGAGGATGACGATGATCGCGCCGAAGGCGACCATCAGCACGAGCGTGACCAGCATCATCAGGCCGCGGAACTTCCAGAACTGGCGGCCCTCCTGCACCTCGTACACCGAGTTCATCGCCCGGCCGAACGCCGTGGCGTAGGCCGACAGCGTCCAGAGCAGCAGGAGCAGCCCGGCGGCGAGGGCGATGCCGGGGTTGGTGAGGCTGAGGAACTCGTGCAGCGGCGCCCGCAGGGTCTCGACGGTGGAGTCGGTGCCGACGTCGCCGACGACCGCGAGGATGCTGTCGACCGCGCGCTGCCGGTCGCTCGAGATGGCGAACGCGGAGACCACGACGAGTGCGCCCGGGAAGATCGCGAGGGTGGCGAAGTAGGTGAGCGCCGCCGCCGAGTCGATGCCGCGGTGGAGCATAAAACCGTGCCAGGCCCGCGTGGCCGCGTGACGGAACGCCGCCCGGGGCAGCCCGCGGCTGGTGGGGTGGTCGCCACCGCCGTCGATGGTCACCGGTGCTTCCGGTCCGGGTGCACCAAGAACGGGATGACGAGCCAGACGCCGGCGATGAGGAGGAGCGAGACGCCGCCGGCCACGTACCCGGCGACCGGCGAGACGACGACGTCGAAGATGAGCAGGATGGTGCCCGACAGCACGAACGCGACACCGAGCAGGGTGAGCTTGAGGATGCGGTTCGCGATGCGCACGATCTCCTCCTTCGCCCCCTCGCGGAACAGCGTGCGGTGCAGGCTCACGGGGGCGAGCGCCAGCGCGGTGGTCAGGGCGGCGAGCACGACCAGCACGAGGTACACGTCTACCTGGATCTGCGTGAGGTCGGCGAAGCGCGGCTGGAACGCGAGGGTCAGCAGGAATCCGGTGAGGATCTGGGTGCCGGTCTGCGTCACGCGCAATTCCTGCAGGATCTCCGACCAGTTGCGGTCGAGGCGCGCCCGGTCCGTCTCGGGTTCGGTGCTGGCGGGGGTGGCGGCGGGTTCGGGAATCACCCCATGATCGTAGGCGGCAGCGCGGCGATGGGCGAACGGTTGCGCCACAGGTGCAGCGTGGCGTAGCTGCGCCACGGGGCCCAGCGTGTGCCGCGGGCGGCGAGATCTCGGGCCGAGGAGGGCAGGCCGATCCGGGCGGCGCTCTGCAGCACCACCAGGTCGGACGCCAGCAGCACGTCGGGATTGCCGAGGATGCGCATCGCCAGATAGCCCGCCGTCCACGGGCCGATCCCGGGCAGGGCGACGAGGCGCGCGGTGAATTCGTCGACCGGCGTCGCCACGTCGAGCGACAGCGTGCCGTCCGCCACGGCCTCCGCCGCGCCGAGGATCGTGCGCACGCGCGACGCCGGACCGCGGATGACACCCGTGCTGCCCGCGATCTGCCCGGCGGTGGGGAACAGCCCGTCGCCGCCGAGCTCGGCCGTGATGCGGCCGAGCACCGTGCGGGCGGCCGGCACCGAGATCTGCTGGCCGACGAGCGTGCGGAAGAGCGTCTCCTCGGCGTCGAGGCTGCCGGGGAGGCGCAAACCGGGGCGTGCGCTCACGAGCGGGGCGAGGGCGGGATCACCGGCCAGAGCGGAGTCGATCGCCGCGGAATCGGCGTCGAGGTCGAGGAAGTGGCGGATGCGCGCGACGAGCGTCGCGACATCCGAAATCCTGTCGATCGTGGCGTCGCACCGCACTCCGGCGTCGCCGTCCAGGCTCAGCCGCACGGTCGCACTGCCGTGGGGGAGCCGCACCCGGCGTTCGAAGCTGTCGTCGTCGCCCGTCTCGAGACCCGCAACAGCGTGGTCGGCCAGGAAGCGCAGCAGGCCCGCGCCGTCGAAGGGCGCGCGGGCCGGGAGGCGCAGGCTGATGGCCGTGCCGTCGCCCGCCGGCTCGTCGGGCGTAGCGACCAGGCCGCCCGCGCGTCTCGTGGCGCGCAGCTGGCTCGGGGTGCGCTCGTAGACCGCGGCGATCGTGTCGTTGAACTGGCGGATGCTGGAGAATCCCGAGGCGAAGGCGACGTCGGCCACGGACAGGTCCGTCGAGACGAGGAGGGTGCGGGCGCTCTGCGCGCGGTGGGCGCGGGCGAGGGCCAGCGGACCGGCGCCGAGTTCGGAGACGAGCACCCGGGTGAGGTGCCGCGTCGTGTAGCCCAGACGGGCGGCGAGACCCGGCACGCCCTCACGCTCGACCACGCCGTCGGTGATGAGCCGCATGGCGCGGGAGGCGAGGTCGTCGTGGGTGTTCCAGTCGGGGGAGCCGGGCACGGCGTCGGGAAGGCAGCGTTTGCAGGCGCGCAGGCCCGCCTCATGGGCCGCGGCGGCGGTGCGGTAGAAGGAGACGTTCTTCGCGTGCGGGGTCACGGCCGGGCAGCTCGGGCGGCAGTAGATGCCGGTGGAGTGCACGCCGGTGATGAACTGGCCGTCGAAGCGCGCGTCGCGCGACGACATGGCCCGGTAGCGCTCCGCGAACAGGTGCCCTGCCGTCTGCTTGTCTGCGTGCATTTCTCCACGATCGCACTTTCGGCCGCGTTGCACTAGCGGTAATCGGACATGACCGCCCCGCGCCCGAGGCCGCTTAGGCTGGCATCCGTGAACAACGTTCTGGAACTCCTCAAGGCCGAGCTTCCCGCCGCCCTCTCCACCGACCCGGCGGCGCTCGCCGCGTGCCGGCTCGACAAGTCGGGGCACGAGTCGTCGACGCCGCCCCTCGCGATCGTCAACGCCACGACGATCGCCGAGGTGCAGGCCACGATGCGGATCGCGACGGCCACCGGCACCCCGGTCGTCGTGCGCGGCGCGGGAACGGGACTCGCGGGCGGAGCGATCGCCGGCGACGGCGAGATCGTGCTGTCCACGCTCGGGATGACGCGGATCCTCGAGGTATCGGAGGACGACGAGCTCGCCGTCGTCGAGCCGGGCATCATCAACGCCGACCTCAACACCGCCCTCGCCTCCACGGGCCTCTGGTTCGCCCCCGACCCGGCCAGCCGCGCCATCTCCACCGTCGGCGGCAACATCGCCACGAACGCGGGCGGTCTGCTCTGCGCCAAGTACGGCGTGACCCGCGAGGCCGTGCTCGGCCTGAAGATCGTGTTGGCCGACGGACGCCTGATGACCCTCGGCCACCGCACCGTCAAGGGCGTCACGGGGCTCGACCTCGTCGGGCTGCTGATCGGGTCGGAGGGCACCCTCGGCGTCATCGTCGAGGCCACCGTCAAGCTGCGTCGTCTCCCGCAGGGGACCCCGTCGACCATCGGCGCCTACTTCTCCACCGTGGAGGACGCCGCCCGCGCCGCATCCGTGATCAGCGCGTCCGGACTGCGCCCCGCCATCATGGAGCTGCTCGACCCGCGGGCGATGACGTCGATCGCCGACTACCTCGGGGTCACGGTCCGCGCCGAGTCGTTCCTGCTCGTGCAGACCGACGGCGGGGGAGCCGAGGGCGAGGCGACGGCAGCGCTCGCGATCATCCGCTCGCTCGGCGGCGACGCCACGCTGACCACCGATCCGGAGGAGGCCGCGCGGCTGATGGCGCTGCGCCGGTCGTTCCACCCCGCCATGGAGAGCCGCGGCACCGTGCTCATCGAGGACGTCTGCGTGCCCCGCAGCACGCTGCCCGCGATGTTCCACGCGATCGACGAGATCGCCGCCCGTCACGGTGTGACGATCGCCACGGTCGCGCACGCCGGCGACGGCAACCTGCACCCGAACTTCGTCTACGAGGGTGCCGAGGTGCCGGAGGCGGTCTGGGCCGCCGCCCACGAGATGTTCCAGACCGCGCTGCGCCTCGGCGGCACGCTCACCGGCGAGCACGGCGTCGGCCTGCTCAAGAAGCGCTGGCTGCGCGACGAGCTCGGCGACGACCAGGTCGACCTGCAGCGCGACATCAAGCGGGTGTTCGACCCGAGCGGCATCCTCAACCCGGGCAAGCTGTTCTCCGAGGCCCCCGACACCGTGCGGGCGTCGGCGCTCGCCGAGTAAAAGCAGGACCGGTACCCGCACGACCCTGCGCGGACGGCAATTCAGGAATACCATGGCGCGCCGCGGTGTTATGCCGATATGACCCTGGTTAGCGACTCCACAGCGACTCCTCGCCGCACCCCCGATACCCGTAACAGCACGCCCCGCAAGTCCACCGCGCGTCCGCGCACCCGCGACGGGCTCGCCCGTCCGAAGACCGGAGAGGTGCGCGTGCGCGTCGGCGCGCTCGGCCTGAGCTCTCTCGGCATCCAGGCCGCCGGTCTGATCTCCGCCGTCGGCCCCGAGGCGGGCGGATTCGCCCCCGGGGACCGCGTCTCGTACCGCACCGACCTCGACGCTTCCGACTACAACGCCCTCGGCACCACGCCGACCGGGTTCAGCATCGTCGTGCCCGAGCGCGACCTCATCGGTTTCCCGAAAGACGTCGCGGTCGAATCGGCCGCGTCCTACCTGCCCCTCGGTCTCGTCGCCCGAACCGTGGTGAAGCAGCTGCACTCCGTCGGCCGCGGCAACCGTGTCGCGATCGCACCCGACCCGTCCGGAGCCGACGCCTTCGTCGCGGCCTGGGCGGTCGACCTCGGTGCGACGGTCGTCGACGCGGGCAGCAACCTCGCGGACGTCGTGGTGACCGAGGCCGACTACGAGGCGGCACGACGCTGGCGCTACGGCAACGGCCTCGCGCAGATCGCCGCGGCCGACGTCTTCGCCGAAGTACGCCGCGGCATCTTCGACGACATCGCCGTGACCACCTACGCGTTCGCCGACGCCGACCGTGCCCACGCCGACCTCTCCGAGCGCCGCGCGGCGAGCCCGATCCTGCTGCTGCCCGTCGCCGCGTAAAGCGGGCCGCGTCGCGCCCGCACGAGGGCGCGACCGCCCGCTAAGGTTCGTGCATGACTCTGACTGATCCAGCCGCGCCGGGCCAGGCGCCCCTCGAGGTGCGGCAGGCCGCCGCCGTCGTCACCGGTCCGGCCGCGAACGCGCCCGTGCGACGCAACAGCGGCCTCACCGCGCTCGGCATCGTCGGTATCGCGATCGCGGCACTTCTCGCCCTCGCCGTCGTCGCGTACCTCATCGCCGGCCTCGGCCCGGTGGCGTTCGGCGTCGGCGGCATCATGGCGCTCGTGCCGCTCGCGATCGTCTTCTTCGGCGTGCACTGGATCGACCGGTGGGAACCGGAGCCCCGCGGCATCCTCGTCTTCGCATTTCTCTGGGGCGCCGGCGCCTCGGTGGCTGTCGCCCTCATCGTGGGAGCCCAGCTGACCGGCGTGATCTCCGCGATCACCTCCGACGTCGGCGCGGGCGAGTTCCTCTCCGCCGTCGTGGAGGCTCCGCTGGTCGAGGAGGGCGCGAAGGCCCTCGGCCTGCTGCTCATCTTCCTGTTCGCCCGCAAACACTTCGACGGCCCGATCGACGGTCTCGTCTACGCGGCCTGGGTCGCCGGCGGCTTCGCGTTCACCGAGAACATCCTCTACTTCGGCGTGCAGCTGCTCACGGTCGGCACGCTGGACGGCGGACTCGCCGAGATCTTCCTCGCCCGCGGCCTGATGTCGCCGTTCGCCCACGTGATGTTCACCGCCTGCACCGGTATCGCCCTCGGCTTCGCCGCGCGACGCACCAACGCCGTCGCCGCGGTCGGCGTATTGCTGCTCGGGCTCGTGCCGGCGGTGCTGCTGCACGCGTTCTGGAACGGTTCGCTGTACTTCGTCAGCGACTTCTACGCCTACTACGCGGTCGTGCAGTTCCCGCTGTTCGCCGGAGGGGTGCTCATCGTGCTGTTCCTGCGCCGCCAGGAAGCGGCACTCACCCACGAGCGGCTGAGCGAGTACGCCGCCGTCGGCTGGTTCAACCGCGACGAGGTCAACTCGCTCGCCACGGGTGCCGGACGCCGCCGCGCGCAGTCCTGGGCCAACCGCCGCGGTCTCGGTGCGGTCATGCGCCGGTACACGCGCGACGCCACCCGGCTCGCGTTCACCCGGCAGCGCATCGTGACGGGCCGGGCGAGCATCGGTGCCGAGGCGGATGAAGCGGCTCTGCTGGCCGCGATCGTGGCATCCCGCGCGGCCCTCGTATCGTCGGCTCCGCGCTAGGGGTCAGTTCAGCAGCCCGCTGACGACCGACCAGCCCCACAGCACGACGAAGACCGCGACGACGAGGATCGCCACACCGGGGAACCTTGTTCGCAGCCGCCGACCCTGCGGCGCGACGACGAAGGCCGGGGTGCCCGCGGCGAACCGGTCGTTGACGTAGCCGCCCGAGGCGAAGCGGTCGTCGACGTACCCGTCGCTCTGGGCGAGGGTCTTCGCGCCCACCGTGTCGACGATGCGCAGCAGCCGCTGGTACGTCGCGGGGTCGGCGAGCGGGAACACCCGAGGCGAGTAGAGGAAGAACCAGTCGTCGACGATCTCGATGTCGAAGGCCGCCGCCTCGTCGATCAGCAGCGCCATCAGGTCGGGAGTGAAGACGTAGAGCGCGTCTCTCTCGTAGGCGCGAGGGCAGTACAGGGTGAAGTGCCGGTCGAAGTCGCCCTCGAGCGACAACACCTGGTCCTTCGCGAGGCTGCCGGGCAGCGTCGAGCCGAAGATGCCGTTGTTCGCACGGGCGTCGAGCACCATGTGCGGCAGGTTGCGGTCGAGCTTGAGCGCGAGGAAACCCCACGCGTGCCGCTGCTGGTTCTTGCCGCTGCCCGTGACGTAGTGGAAGTTGCCGAAGTCGAGGAAGCGCCCGGCCGCCGAGCGGAAGTGGTCGCGGGCCTCGCGCGCCCGGCCCCGGGTGAAGATCGCACCCGGGTAGGCGGGTGCGGCATCGCGCGGCGAGAAGACGAGCCCGTTGGCGGCGGCGAACCGGTCCATGCGCATCAGGCGCTCCCAGCGCCGGTTGCCGAACAGCGAGCGCAGGATGACTGCGACGGAGCCGCCGAGCACGAGCAGCACGGCGAGCGGCGCGACGACCGTGACGAGGTCGCCGCCGCCGAGGGCCGAGTCGATCAGGATGCCGGCGAGCGAGAACAGCGACGACACGAGCACGAGCGCGACGACCGCGCCGATGAGCGCTCCCGATACGAGCTGGGCGACGCTGAACGCGCCCCAGTTGCTGCCGCGCGAGCGTGCGGCCGTGCGGAACGCCCGGATCTCCGGGCCCGTCACCGCACCGAGCAAGGGCGTGTAATCAATCGTTCTCGACATGGCCTCAGCTTGGCACGGTCGGGACGGAACCGGGCCGTTAAAGACTCATCGCCCAGTGGCGCGGCAATGCCTGCGGCTCTTTTCTGGGCGATGAGTTGTTCTGGCTAATATCGTGGCCCTGCCGCGGGCAAAAGGCAAGCAATTTCTGCCGAGGTTACGGGTTCGCCTCGGTGGCGCAGGTGTAGCTGACGATGATGCCGGCCACACCGAGGCTCACCGTGACGCGCAGCCTCTGCGTCGAGACGGGCGACGACCACGCGATGGCTCCGCTGCTGGTGGTGTAGTTGGCGACGACGGTGACGAGGAAGGTGCCGCCGATGGTCAGCAGTACCCCGCCGAGGGAATAGGTAGTGCCCGTGACAGTGGTCGAATTAGTCAGACTGCCGGATGTCGCGGTGAGGGTGTAACTGTCGGGGGACGGTCCCGTGCCGGTGAGTGCCGGTGCCGTCCAGCGGATCGGCACCGAAGTCACGAGGGTGCCGCTCGCGGTGTCGCAGGTGATCGAGGTCACCGGGTTGAGCTTCACCGTCGACAGTGTCGTCGTCGCATAGCCGTCGGTGCGCCACGAGGCGACGGTCGGCTCGACCCGGGCCGCGGTGACGGAGACGGCGAGCAGCCCGCCGACGGCGAGAGTCGCCGCGGCCAGTCGCAGCAGCCGGCTATTCATCGTCGCGCCGCCCGATCAGCCGCGTGAGCTGGGCGATTCCGGCCAGCGCGAGCCCGGCGAGCACCGCCGCGACCGCGAGGGCGAGCGCGGGCACCTGCGTGATGCCGCCCGTCGAGGCGAGGAAGCCCTGGCTGGCGCTGTCGGCGGTCATCGACCCGTCGCCCAGCTCGCCGCTGCCGCCCCAGGCGTGGATCGCGATGGTGGCGTCCATGCCGGGGCGGGCCGCTTCGGGCAGGCTGACCGCGACCTGCAACCAGACCTTGTCGGTCGAGTACATCGACCCGATCTCGCGCGATCCGTTCACGTTGGTCGGCACGGTGGCCGCGGCGAGGTCCTGCTGCGGCAGCCAGACCGTGTCGCCCGTCCCGCAGACGCCGGCCACCCACGCCTCGGCGCACTCCCGGATCTCCACGTCGAGCGTGCCCGGCTTGGACAGGGTGCCCTCGGCCGAGATGCCGAGCCGCACGATGCCCGGTTCGGGGGCGCGCACCGAGACGCCGACCTGCCAGGGCACCGGGCGTCCCGGCGTGAGGCTCCCCATCGCCTCGTCGTCGGCGAGCGACTCGAGGGTGAGGTACCTGCTGTGGACGACCGACCACTCGGGAGCGTCGGCGTGCGCGGGCGGCGCGGACGTGACCGAGGGGACGACCACCAGGGCGACCGCCACCGCCGCCGCGCCGCCGGTGGCGCGGTGACGCCGACGTTTCTCTGCGCGCGGCCAGAACGCCCAGGTCACGAGCAGCGCGGCGCCCAGGGTGATGCCGCCGAGCACCAGCGGATGAGAGAGCGCGATGATCACCGCCGCGAGCCCGGGCACCGAGTAGACCACCGTGCGCACGGAGTCGACGATGTAGGGGGCCGGGTCGTCGGCGGTGTTGGCGTCGCCGCGCATCGTGATGCTCGTCTGCCCGTCCGTCGTGGTGGAGACGGCGACTACGCGGTGGGTGATCGGCAGCTGGTCCTCGCGGTCGACCGTCACGATGTCGCCGACGCGCACCTCGGTCGCGGGGATCTCGCGCACGACGGCGAGCGATCCCGCCGGGATGGTGGGGCTCATCGACCCCGTCTTGAACATGATCAGGGTGATGTCGAACACCGTCGCCATGATGACCGCGATGATGCAGACCACCCCGCCGAGGGCGGCGACCGTGAGCAGCAGGTCGACGGCCCGCATCGACACGCTCCGGGGTTCCGGGCGGTCGTCGACGCGCCGCCCCTCGGGATGCCGCGACCCCGCGCCGCGCCCCTCGGGACGCGCGTGCGCCGGCGACCGGTTCTCCCGGGTGGCGAGGGTCATGACGAGGTCGCCACGAAGCGCCAGGTGGCGGTCGACACCTGGTTCTGCACGCCGATGGGAGCGGTGTCGAGCAGCGTCATCTCGAAGCACAGCCCGGTCGCGGCGCTCGGCAGCGTCGGGGTCGCCGCGGGCAGCGAGATCGTCACGCCCGCCTCCTGGCCGGCGGTGAGCGCGCGCTTCGTGGTGCCGTTGCCGACGACCCAGACCGGCGACGTCGTGAAGGCGGCCGCGTTGCAGGTCGCCGTCGTATTGACGACCCGGTAGACGAAGTACGGGCTCAGGGTCGCGGTATTGGCCCCGCCGAGCACCGGTGCCGGCACGCTGAGCGTCCCCGGGATCGACTTCGCCTTGGTCCGGGTCAGGATATTCCAGTACTGCACGTCGCCCGGGGCGAACACGGCGCCGCTGAAGGTCACCGAGGGCCCGGGGGAGACCGCGTTGTCGGCGTAAGCCGCGCCGTTCACGCTCGACTCGGTATTGAACACCGAGGTCGAGAGCGTGGTCGTGGCGTATTCCGAGTCATTCCAACTCGCGAGAGTCATCACGGCACCCAGTCCCAGTACGAGGCCACCGGAGAGCAGCGCTCGCAGGCGCAGGAACGGAAGCCTCCTGCGCCGGCGAGTTGCGTCGCCAGCCATGATCGGCGGCTACTGCGACGTCGCGAGGAACTGCCAGGTGGCCGTCGCCGATGCCGACTGGGTCATCACGGCGTTCGCGGTCACCTTGAAGCAGAGGTGCGTGGCGGTTCCGGCCGCTCCACCTGTGCCGATCGGCAGGGTGAAGGTGGTGCTGCCGGGCACGGTGCCGAGGGCGGTGGCGGCCGGGATCAGCGCGGTGCCCGTGGTCGCCGCCGTGCAGGTGGCCGTCGTGCCGGTGTCGAGCACCGTGTAGGTGAAGTTGCTCAGCGCGCCGGTGTTGGCTCCGGCCGGCGCCGAGATGGTGACGCTCGCGGGGGCGGTGCTCGGGGCGGTGAGGCGCACCGCGAACGGGGCCGCCGACACGTCGCCCGGGGTCATGCCCGCCGTGTACACGGTGAACGGCAGCGTCGCCGCGGTACCGAGGGTGGCGTGGTCGCTGAAGGTCGTGCCGTCGGTGCTGCCGACCATGTCGAAGGCGCCGGTGGTGAACGTGCCGGTCGCGAACTCCGAGTCGTTCCACGCCGCCAGGGTCATCGCGGCGCCGACGCCGAGGACGAGGCCGCCGGCGAGCAGGGCTTTCACCCGTCGTCCGCGCGAGCCGCGCGGGATGGCCGGCGCGGGCGCCGGGGCAGAGGTCGTAGCGGTGCTGAGCGTCATGGGATCCCCCTAGTAATGGCCCCCGTGCTGGACGTCACGGCGGTCGCTCCAGACAAGTTATCCGCGGGCCCCGCGGCGGGTAACCGGGAGGGATACTGAAAAACTACCCACGCACTACGGATGTCGAGGCCCGCGGCGACCGCGCGGTGGAAACGGAGCGCCCGCAAACGACGTAGGCTGGATACCCTGATTTCGAGGGGTGTGGACGTGGCTTCAGCCGATCTGACAAGCGAGCGCGAGTACGTAGCGGCCCTCTATGCGAGGCTCGACGAACTGCGCGACGACGCGAAAAACCAGCTCGAGACTGTGCGTCGCACCAACCAGGGCGGCACCCATCAGAACCGGTCGGAGCGCGACGCCTTCGCCCGCATCTACGAGGACCGGGTGAGCCAGCTCACCGAGATCGACGAGCGCCTGGCGTTCGGCCGCCTCGACCTCGTGCCCGTCGACGACGAGCCGACGCTGCGCTACATCGGCCGCATCGGCCTGCGCGACGAGAATCTCCAGCCGATCCTCCTCGACTGGCGGGTGCCCCAGGCCCGCGCCTTCTACCAGGCCACCGCCGCGACCCCGCTCGGCGCCCGCGCCCGCCGCCACATCACCAGCAAGGGCCGCGAGGTCGTGCGCGTCGACGACGAGATCTTCGACCAGTCGATGCTCGAGGGCGACACCAGCAACCTGCAGGGCGAGGCGGCGCTGCTCGCCACCCTGACCGCGCAGCGCACCGGCCGCATGGGCGACATCGTCGCGACCATCCAGGCCGAGCAGGACCGCATCATCCGCTCCGAGCTGCGCGGCGTGCTGGTCGTGCAGGGCGGTCCGGGAACCGGCAAGACCGCGGTGGCCCTGCACCGGGCCGCGTACCTGCTCTATTCCTACCGCGACCGGCTCGCGACATCCGGTGTTCTCATCGTCGGCCCCAGCCGGTCGTTCCTGCAGTACATCGAGGCGGTGCTGCCGTCCCTCGGCGAGACCGGGGTGGTGCTGTCGAGCGTCGGCCAGCTGTACCCGGGGGTCGACACCGCCATCGACGATGCCGAGGATGTCGCCGTCGTGAAGGGCTCCATCGAGATGGCCGCGCTGCTGGCGCGCGCCGTCAAGTCGCGCCAGGTCGTACCGCGCGAGCAGCAGACGCTCGAGATCAACGGCGAGTACCTCACGGTGGAGCCGCAGCTGATCCAGAACGCGATGCACCGCGCGTGGGAGACCCGCAAGCCCCACAACGTCGCCCGTGCCACCTTCAACAAGGCGGCGATCAAGGCGCTCAGCGTGCAGCTCGCCGCCCAGCTGCGCGACCACGGCAACACGATCGAGGACAGCGACCAGGCCTGGCTGCGCGAGGACATCCGCACCGCCGAGGACGTGAAGGTCGCACTGAACACCGCGTGGATCCCGCTCACACCGCAGAAGCTGCTGCAGGACATCTACGCTCGCCCGCAGTGGCTCGCCACCCTCACCCCCGGCTGGACCGACGCCCAGCGCGCGCTGCTGCGCCGCGACCGCGACGCGCCGTTCACGGTGAGCGACGTGCCGCTGCTCGACGAGGCCGCCGAGCTGCTCGGCGCCGTCAGCGGCGGGGGAGACGCGGAGAAGCGCGAGCGCAAACAGCAGCGCAAGCGCGATATCGAGAACGCCGAGCAGGCGATCCGCAACATGGGCGTCGAGGGCGTCGTGCACGCCGAAGACCTCGCCGACGGCTTCGAGGCCGCGGTGGAGCGCGGGTCGACGGCCGACCTCGCGGCATCCGACCGCACCTGGGCGTACGGGCACATCGTCGTCGACGAGGCGCAGGAGCTCTCTCCCATGCAGTGGCGGGTGCTGATCCGGCGCAACCCGCAGAAGTCGTTCACGATCGTCGGCGACGTCGCGCAGGCGAGCGCCGCCGCCGCGTCGTCGAGCTGGGCCGACGCCCTCCAGCCGCTCATCGGCGACGACTGGCGTCTCGAAGAACTCACCGTCAACTACCGCACGCCGGCCCAGATCGCCGAGACGGCCGAGTCGATGGCCATCGCCCACGGGTTGTCGATCACCCGCTCGCGCTCGGTGCGGTCGAGCGAATGGCCGGTGGCCGTGGTGCAGACCACCGACACCCTGGCGGCGGTGGAGGACACCGTCGCGGCCGACCGCGCGATCGACTCGCTCGGCACGATCGCGGTCATCGCGAGCGAGTCGCGCGTCGCCGCGATCACCGAACGCCTGAGCGCCCGGTTCGGCGCCGACGTCGGCCGGGGCGCGGCCGGTCTCTCCCGGGCCGTCGCCGTGCTCACGCCGCAGGAGTCGAAGGGGCTCGAGTTCGACGCCGCGATCGTCGTCGAGCCGCAGACGGTGATCGACGAGATCGCCCGTGGCGCGGCCGCCCTGTACGTCGCGATGACCCGGCCCACGCAGCGGTTGCACCTCGTGACCAGCACCCCGTTGCCGGCCGGAATCGACCTCCCGGCCTGATCTGCGGCCGCGGCATCCGGCTTTCATTCCGTAACAGTTTTTCATTTATTCACCTCCGATCTGGGGGTAGTGCGCGTCCGCGAAGCACGGGAGAGTAGAAAAAGACGGATGACGGTGGCGGGGC
Encoded here:
- a CDS encoding signal peptidase I — translated: MTLATRENRSPAHARPEGRGAGSRHPEGRRVDDRPEPRSVSMRAVDLLLTVAALGGVVCIIAVIMATVFDITLIMFKTGSMSPTIPAGSLAVVREIPATEVRVGDIVTVDREDQLPITHRVVAVSTTTDGQTSITMRGDANTADDPAPYIVDSVRTVVYSVPGLAAVIIALSHPLVLGGITLGAALLVTWAFWPRAEKRRRHRATGGAAAVAVALVVVPSVTSAPPAHADAPEWSVVHSRYLTLESLADDEAMGSLTPGRPVPWQVGVSVRAPEPGIVRLGISAEGTLSKPGTLDVEIRECAEAWVAGVCGTGDTVWLPQQDLAAATVPTNVNGSREIGSMYSTDKVWLQVAVSLPEAARPGMDATIAIHAWGGSGELGDGSMTADSASQGFLASTGGITQVPALALAVAAVLAGLALAGIAQLTRLIGRRDDE
- a CDS encoding SipW-dependent-type signal peptide-containing protein; translation: MAGDATRRRRRLPFLRLRALLSGGLVLGLGAVMTLASWNDSEYATTTLSTSVFNTESSVNGAAYADNAVSPGPSVTFSGAVFAPGDVQYWNILTRTKAKSIPGTLSVPAPVLGGANTATLSPYFVYRVVNTTATCNAAAFTTSPVWVVGNGTTKRALTAGQEAGVTISLPAATPTLPSAATGLCFEMTLLDTAPIGVQNQVSTATWRFVATSS
- a CDS encoding SipW-dependent-type signal peptide-containing protein, which translates into the protein MTLSTATTSAPAPAPAIPRGSRGRRVKALLAGGLVLGVGAAMTLAAWNDSEFATGTFTTGAFDMVGSTDGTTFSDHATLGTAATLPFTVYTAGMTPGDVSAAPFAVRLTAPSTAPASVTISAPAGANTGALSNFTYTVLDTGTTATCTAATTGTALIPAATALGTVPGSTTFTLPIGTGGAAGTATHLCFKVTANAVMTQSASATATWQFLATSQ
- a CDS encoding UvrD-helicase domain-containing protein, coding for MASADLTSEREYVAALYARLDELRDDAKNQLETVRRTNQGGTHQNRSERDAFARIYEDRVSQLTEIDERLAFGRLDLVPVDDEPTLRYIGRIGLRDENLQPILLDWRVPQARAFYQATAATPLGARARRHITSKGREVVRVDDEIFDQSMLEGDTSNLQGEAALLATLTAQRTGRMGDIVATIQAEQDRIIRSELRGVLVVQGGPGTGKTAVALHRAAYLLYSYRDRLATSGVLIVGPSRSFLQYIEAVLPSLGETGVVLSSVGQLYPGVDTAIDDAEDVAVVKGSIEMAALLARAVKSRQVVPREQQTLEINGEYLTVEPQLIQNAMHRAWETRKPHNVARATFNKAAIKALSVQLAAQLRDHGNTIEDSDQAWLREDIRTAEDVKVALNTAWIPLTPQKLLQDIYARPQWLATLTPGWTDAQRALLRRDRDAPFTVSDVPLLDEAAELLGAVSGGGDAEKRERKQQRKRDIENAEQAIRNMGVEGVVHAEDLADGFEAAVERGSTADLAASDRTWAYGHIVVDEAQELSPMQWRVLIRRNPQKSFTIVGDVAQASAAAASSSWADALQPLIGDDWRLEELTVNYRTPAQIAETAESMAIAHGLSITRSRSVRSSEWPVAVVQTTDTLAAVEDTVAADRAIDSLGTIAVIASESRVAAITERLSARFGADVGRGAAGLSRAVAVLTPQESKGLEFDAAIVVEPQTVIDEIARGAAALYVAMTRPTQRLHLVTSTPLPAGIDLPA